DNA sequence from the Harpia harpyja isolate bHarHar1 chromosome 2, bHarHar1 primary haplotype, whole genome shotgun sequence genome:
TTTTGGTCTAGCCATTGTAATTTAGACCTGGACCAATTCTTCGCTCGCCCAAGAATGAAGTGCTAAAAGCATGAGACCTTCCTCCCAGCCGGCGGAGACGCGGAGGACGTCGGCTTGAAGTCTCACCAACTCTACAACAAGAGCAGCAGGGCCATGTCAACAGGCACGTCTCGCTTATAATGTGCCGGCTTGCAATTTATTGGCTCCCTTCCCTGTCGCAGCCTGACTTCGTTTCAACTCATCATCGTCTTCCTCCCGCGCCGGGGGGGGTCGAGTCGTCACCGTCGCACGAAGCCCCTATGCAAATTGCTAACGGCGTTCGCTCGGCAGCACCTGCAGCGTCTAGACCGGTTCCTGCACCCCCATGCAAATGTGCGGAGACGGAGCCCAGACCTGCGGCCGAGCCACCGACACTTTTTGGTAAAGCTCTTGGGTTTCGTTCCCGCTTCGCCTTTTTTCGTGCCAGGCAGCACAGAGCTTTCTGCTTTTCCGCCGTGCCTTTTGAGGAATAACGCTGCTTCTCTGCTTCGCGTTGGGTTCATTTCGGATTAACTCGTATTTGAAACAAAGCGAGAGCTTCAGGCGGAGAAGTGCGGGGGTGCCGGGGTATTTCTCCAGCGTGCTTTTCTAGCAGCAAGTGCAAATTAGCACAGCGGTCCGGGGATTTTCTCCTCCGCTTGCTTGGTACCATTTGCATCTCTGGGGTGGACGGAGTGTCCCAGAAACTGTCCCTGCTCTGGGGTCACGCTCTGACATGTTGCTGAACGTGTACCACTGCTTTCCCTTTGGCAGAAAGCACCCcgttgctgctctgcagaggtcCTATGGCTCAGGATTGACCGGGGAGGCAGGCATATCGAATTCACATTTCttcaaagttttttaaaatttctctcaCGCCGATCGAGCTTTTGTTCTTGCTCTGagcttttccccttcctccttatCCATCCCCTTTCAAAGCTCCCTCTTACTGTATTATTCCCTTTCTTTAGCCCTCAAGCAGACCAAATACTTGAGCCCTACTTTTAAAGATGCCCACAGTAGGTTTTTTCAGCCGCTTGCAGATATGCAGAGCAGAGGTGTCATCACACCGCTCTGGTATCTCCAAAAATGAGCCAAAAATGAATTTTTGTCCCCATGCCACGTCACCAGCAAGCCTGTGCACCTTCGCTCGAAGACAGCAAGTGACAGCGAGCTCGATAGCTGGTTTGAACAACCTGATTTTGGACTGATTTCGTTAGGCTTTGGCTAATTCTGGTGCTCTCGTGTGGAAATTTCACTTCTATACCTGGCGTCTGCTGCAGTAAGGACCGTCTGTTTTGTATCTGAGTACAAATAAAACTCCACTGAGTTGGTAGCCACCAGCACAGGGCCTGGGAGATCCACACGTCCTGGTCAGTCATTCCCTTCCCCTGGGCTGTACCCTCGCATCGGTGTTATTTTTTGCAGATTTGGGCTATTCATATTTTGGAGGAAAGGAAGGCCAGTTGTATAAAGGGAGCAATTCTTCTTAAAATGCAGCCAGGAGAAGGgacatcaggggaaaaaaagggctaAAGAAGTTCTTTTCGTATGTGCATAAATGAACACAGGCTGGTTGGGAACATAGTTTTGAGGTGTAGGAGGCACGAGGGGATGGAGAACATCCCAGTagggctggcaggagccctgGGCTGGAAACTGGGCACCGCACGAAGCAGCCAAGACACACTTTTGTATGATAAGAGAGAAACCAACGCTGTGCTCTGGTCCTGGGTGCCTTTGCCTGGGTTTTCATGCAGTGCTGAACTGGTTGTCGCTGAAATAGGtgtgggtgcagctctccctCAGGTTTTGGCAGGAGGCATCGTTATCTTAGAAGCAGATGATGGACCACAAACCACAGTGGTGTCAATTCACTGcagttggggttttggggggggggtaattataaaaaaaaaaccaaaccaagcaacAGTTTTTTATCTCTCCCGCAAGGAGCGCTGGGTGAGTTGTGGAGAAAGGAGAGGTGTGCTGAAAGTTCACTTTCTCTCAAAACAAACCTAGTGGTTTCAGCGTGGCCGAGAGGTTTGCCTGCTGCGGATGTCTCCAACGCAGCCTCTTGCAAATCCTTACGCGCTTGCTGGTGGAGCACGCAGGTCCTCGCTGAAGGGCAGGAGAGCCGGCATCTCCATGGCATTTACATCAGGGCTGGGTTTCTGCCCATCCTGCTCAAACATGGAaaagggtttttgttttttgggtttttttcctcctgctccgcTTAGCTCAGGCCATTTTCTACTCTTCTTGGAAGCTGCCTTGTTACAGACCAAGTTCTCGCTCCATCCCTGGCTCCTGTGTTTGTTGATGCTGTGACAGGTTTTCCATGCTCATCTTCCAGAGGGGGCTCAGGCATGTAAAACCTCCAGTTTCCGTCTGCCAAAGAGCATGAGCTCTCTTCTGCTTTCCACACATGGCTCACCTACCTCCTCTCTCATTTCCCATCACctatttttcagtgtcttcaagGAAATGTTTGACCTCGCTCAACTAACTTGAGGCTTTCTATGGGTTGCTGCCACTACATGACGTGGTTTTAAGCAGTTTAATGTctgtagaagcacagcaaagccagGCAGCGGAGCACTTCTTTCCTGCCATGGTCCTGGCCTTTGGGAGGTATTTGCACCACGTTTTTGTGGGCCTCTGATTTAGGTACCGTGGGAAGGATGTCTGGAGGATTCAGTGggtgtaaaaaaaatttaaaacatctgctaaacataacagaaataaaaaatgactcAAATCAAACTCTTCCCTGCAAAAGTATAGctgctgcagaaaatacagaagcTGTTAGGATATTTCTAACACGTTTCAGTTGATGCTGGCCTGGATAAGTCCACAGATCAACATGTGAGGGCCACTCTTCTGAATTACTGGCATCCAGGAAGCGGTTAGCTTACATATAGTCGCAGGCTAGGTCCTCACCCTCCTTCTCCCTTTTCAGAATTACCACTCAGCATGCACAAATATTAGCTGCCCGCAATAACTGCAAGCTTTTCCTTCCTGAGAAAACACCACAATGTTTATCAATATCCATGTTAGTCATACATCAAAACCACAGTGACTACTACCAAGACAATTCAGAAACCCTGGGATTACAGCATCTCAGTCAAGTTCTCCATTCTCGCCGCGTCCGCATTTATTTCACCTTTCCTACCCGAAGCAGAAACTTGTAGCAGCTTGAGGACCAGCTAGGCAAATGCACGTCTTCTGGGGCCATGTGGCGGGGATTCACCAAACTACCCCAGTGTCCTGGGGGAAACCCAAGCGCGTGGCTTCAGGGATGGAGCCAGAGCTGGGCTTCACTATGAAAATCTGCCTCTAGGTATGAATCAAGAGGGTGCGCCTGAAAGGGAACCGCCGGTTATGCTCCGTTCATCTTCGTAGCCGTGTAGACCATGACTGCCATGCCAACCCCAGCACCCGAAACCGCAGAGCTGAGCCCGCGCTTCGAACCGTCTTTCCAGAAGCACCCATGGGCCAGGCCAAGGACGCTGTTGGGTGGCACTGCCTGCCCAAAGGATGCCCTGATGGCTGCCGCTTCTCTGCAGCCCCAGGGTGAGCGTGTTATTTTTGTCCCGGCAGCGTTGACTTCTCCTCCTTGGAAGGGAGCTGCTGCCGAGGCCACCTCTGCGGAGGAGACAACTTTCTCCGTGCTCGCAATGAAGAAGAGGCCCTCCCGTCCTCCCCCCGAGGGACGTGGGGGTTTCATCCTGGGTACAAAGTGAGTTAACGATCACCACGACGGTCGTGGAAGAAGTGTTGCGAGGACAGGCATAAAGCAACGTACCAGCACAAAGCAGCACATCCTTAGAGGAGACAACCTCGGTGAAAGCACCTGGAATCTTGCATAGGTCTGGGGGCAAACATTTACCCTAGGCTAAAACTGAGGTCACTGTGGCCGAACTGATGACCCAGGACCCCTCTAAAGCCGCCTCTCTAAATCCATCCAGCCAAAACACGCTTCTGTAGCTCCTACTTCTTTCCAGGGTAGCCGGGAGATGGACACCTGCCCTGTAGCCACAGATCTGGGGCGTGATCTCACTGATGAGTTATCTTGGTCTGCCCGCTGCATGTCTCCCAGGGGTAACTTCTTCCCGTACCAGTTTTCCTAAGCACTGCCAGCGCTGGTGTTGGTTTTCTTCAGTCGTGGAAGAGCCACGCTTGGGGCACCGGCGGTGTGCCCCGACTCCGTCCTCTCCACCATGCAGCTCTGGGGAAAGTTGCTTTCAGTTCTCCCTGTTTTCCCCAGCTGTAAAAGCAGGATCATTTTAGAAGTCATGAACTTCAGAAACAGCTTGAAACTTTTTTTAGTGCCTCCGTAGCACTTTGAGTAGGTGACCGGTCATGTCTCCTGGTAAACGGCTGCCTTCCCCACCGTCTTGCAGACTTTTGTTTGAAGAGACCCCTGCCATGACCCAGCAAAACCACTTAAACCAGTCTTAGGTTGGGCTCCTTCTAATAACTCTCTGCTAGGAAATTGAAAACTCTGAAAGTATTGAACAAAACCCGGTTTTAAAGCCATCTCCTTTTCCGCTGCCATAGCAGCAAGGCTCTCATTCCCTCCGTAGGACTTTGGGAATAGCTCATGGAAATTCTCCCTGGCCTCTCTGCGACCCTGATGTACAGGGAGTTAAACTCCTCGCTTGTCCGCTTTTGACCTTGATCTCTTGACCAAGATCTTCACAAGACTTTTGGACCTATCTTGGAGGAAAAAAGACTCTTTAAGAGAAAGATAAGTAGCTTACAGTTTGagtggaagacttttttttttttttttttattagtttacCATTTTGTTACTATATAAAATGCTGATGTGATTTGAAAGCTCCGAATTACAACGTTATCACGCAAccacaacatttttcttctgccctcttccttcctccttgcctCGCAATCGTGGCCATGTGTCCCCTTCCCCTTTTGCTTCCCGGCTGGTGAACTTGCCTTATTCAGGCCAGTCCCTGTCCCACCAAAACCCGAGAGCGTGGGGTGCTGGTGCGGCCGTCGCCTTGCGGCGGTGGCCCTTGAATATCCCGTGTGAGAGCCCAAGGTGTCGGCATTACAGGACTGACCCCTTGCGTGCCGAAACGCGTCACTTCAGTCCTTCGACGGCTCATTTTGAAAGAAACCCCAGAGACGCTGGGAAATGTGTGGAGGAACAAGCACCAGGCAATGGTCCCCCAAAATGGGCAGGCGTATCTCCGTGTGTGTAAGGCCCGGAGGATGCCGCGTTGCCAGAATAAAGCCTTAAAGCCTTGTGGGCACGTGGCTCTGCGGCATTGTAAGGATGTGCCTGGTCCGACGTCCCTTTTTATACGCTCCTACGGTTTCTCAGTGCTACGTAACACGTCTACTTTGGTGTCAGTAGTTTGCCCGCTCCCGTTTGTTTGTCCCTGCCGTGAATGATGGAGAACTGGCTCACGAACCACAGAGCACACTGCGCCTCTGAGCTGATAACgtaataaaagctgctttttcccGAAACGGTAGGCAGGCAGGACGCGTCTAACTAAGCCCAGACTATTTCAGGTCTGAAGTGCTGTAACAGGCTACTAAATGGGGCCAAATAGGAGGACCCCTGAAGCTACCCCTGGTGCCGCCCCACGGCTCCTTGCGGATCCAAACGGGGATTTGATCCCTGCGTTATCGAAGGGCACTCTGGACGTAACGTAGAGAGATGTTCGCAAGGGAAACGGTGGGGCTGTAGCCCCTCTCCCTCCAGTCCCAGCGCCGCACGGGGACGGCTCGGGTCTCACCCTCGCAAATCCCCGAGTCCATCCCAGCTCCGTTGCTTTTCCTGCTGCCGTTCTCTGGCATCCATCTGTGTTTTACTCCCAGGCCGCTGGTACCCAGAAGGTCGCTGCTGATAAATGGGCGCATCAGCACTTAGTCACAAATGTGCAGAGATGTGGGAATAGCTTGCTTTTTACTGATGCAAGAGATGACTGGTACCGTAGCATTTCCTGGGTGTTTTACTCGTACAGCGAAGTGCTGGATTTGAAGGCTCTGAGTGGAAACATATAGCAGAGATCTTGATTATTTTTCCCCGGTACGGTGCTAGGCATTTTTGCTGATGTAAGAGATAGCAAAAATAGCGTGGGGGAATTATAGCCCTAAGAAAGAAATATGTAAATATCTGagtgcattaaaaaacccctgcTTAGCCGGGGTTTGCGCTCCGATTTTATGCTGGACTCTTTTTGTGGTCGAGGGGTAAATGCTGAAGGGAACAAAAGGCGATGTTTGTACAGACGCAGCTAATGAGAAACAGGGTGTGGGGAAGATTACGCAGGGAATCCAAATATGCACTCGATTCCAAGGGCTGGTTTTAATCAATAATATCGTAAATTCAGTTTCTGACACGGCTGCGGGGAGCATCCGAGAAATTACGTCACCTCTTCACGGTCCGCTGGTCAGATGTGACTGCTGAAGTTTGAATCTTGCTGCTTGTGTCAGAGCGTGACCCTCCCAAATAAATAGGGGTGTTTCTTCACCCGGTTCCTCAGACCGTCTCTGGGGGCTGAGCCTGTTGCGAGGATGCGAGCGCCGgttgggatggggacaggagccCCCGTGCTCCCgtggcggcggctgctgctgctgctgcttatgatgatgatgatgatgatgatgatgtccCACTCAGCCCACGCAGGTGAGCTTCTGACATCTTTGCAGAGATACTCCACGGCTGTCAGCTCCCAGCCTGCTGTGGTCCTCGCCGTGGGCGGGCATCGCCTGCATCCTGCGCCGAAAGGGACCGGAGGAGACGGGGATTCCTCCTGGCCATTTAGCCCAGGGTTTTTCTCGTAGCCAAGGAAAGAGAGCGACCGTCTTCCTCTGTTAGGACCCGGTTCAGCTTTCAGGAGCTGTGTGAGAGCAGGGCACCGAGGTAGAGGCTCAGATAACAGTTTCTTACCGTGGTCTCTAAAGCGTTGTCAGTGAAAGCACGGGAAGGGACGGTTTCTTTGGTTCTCTAACAGATTCGGAGTTGCCGCATCTCTAAATAACACCGTTTGTCTCTAAGTTGctaccttctctctttctcagccATCCTGGAGGTGAACGGAAACCTCAACTGTAGGTGCGTAAAGACAACTTCGGACTACATCAGTCCAAAGCGATACGAAAGCATTGAGATAAGACCTGTGGGAAGCACCTGCAGACGTACAGAAATCATGTAAGTGCTGCGGGTGCCTCGTGGGGCAGAAAGCTGCTTTCTCCTCCGGCTCCCGCAGAGCAGTGGGGCCACTGCTGCACCTTTTCTTCTGCAACCGCCCcgcttttcccctctctttctgaAAACTAAAGCTTTTCAAAAATGCCGGCAAGCTGGCTTACGCTTCGGGGCTGAGGAACACCAGGTCAACTCCAGTGGAGGAAAGGCAGCCGAGCCGACCTGCCAGAGATCCCCAGGACCTAAATGACCCTTTCCAGCAACGGAAAGCATGATTTCCCCATGCTGGTGCTGAGTGGGGAGCGTGCTGGTGGGGGGTGTTTGCAGTTTGGAGGAAGCATATCGTCGGACACCAAGGCAGGAGGAGCCATAAACAATTTTTCCGCTACCGATATGCAACGCTCCTGAGGGCAAACAGCATCTCGGGTCAAGCCCTTATCTCGTTACTCCTGTTCTGACTCGAGCAGCGGGTTAAGCAGAAGTGTAAGATTTCTTTAACCGCTGGGCGTTGATACATTTGTAAGTCTACAGAGAAAATTGTCTCTGAACACACTTCAAGCACGGTCTCCGCTCTGCACGGGAACATGTTGCATCTTGCTTTTTCCTGACCGTCCTGTGGCTTCCCTCTGTCGCTAGCAGCTTTCTGCGATCCGCTGGCACTGTAAATGAAAGCCGAGCCTTGCAGATCAGCTCGGGCCGCTCGAATCCCTGCCTTTGGAGAGGAGGGTGATGCTCACAAGCTCTCCTTGCGtttcagaattaaattaaaaaccccAGGGAAAGTGTGCGTGAATCCTGACGCCCCTTGGGTAAAGAAACTGCTGAAGCGTATCGCTAGCACGTAAGTTGCTTTGTTGAAAAACCCTTTGGCTCGGGTGGCCCTGGACGGCATCCCGTCGCCTCTGCGGTCCTGGGGAGCGCCCGCGGGGACCGAGGGCTCttgggggggctgccgggggccgaGGGACCCGCTCCCGAGGCGACGAGGGGTGAGACCTCGCTGTGCAAAGCAGCGTTCGGTCGTCGATGCTGCCGTCCGTGGGTTGTGCTCTCCCCAGCTTGTGCCTCTGAGaacattttggcaaaaaaaaaaaaaaaaaattattggggGGTGGGAGGTTGGAAATGGCAGGAGCAGGGTTTGCTCATTGCGAGGGCAATAGCACGTCGGTGATCGGGTGGGAAAGCCGCCCTCCTCTTCGTCGTGCCCGGGT
Encoded proteins:
- the LOC128139100 gene encoding alveolar macrophage chemotactic factor-like: MRAPVGMGTGAPVLPWRRLLLLLLMMMMMMMMMSHSAHAAILEVNGNLNCRCVKTTSDYISPKRYESIEIRPVGSTCRRTEIIIKLKTPGKVCVNPDAPWVKKLLKRIASTKKK